DNA sequence from the Paenibacillus physcomitrellae genome:
CCCTGAGCGGACGGTAGCTTTTGCGGCAGCGGCGGGCATGCTCGCCCATACGGTAACGGGAGATACGCCGATGGCTTCCGAAGCCGAGGTGCTGCGGGCGATGGCCCAAGGCCTCCGCGATGTGGAAAGGTAGGAATCAAGGTGAGTTTAAAACGGAAAGACAGACCGTTATATCTGCAAATCAAACATATTATCAAGGACCGGATTCTGCACGGCGTTTATCCGCTGGATTCGGTCATCCCCCCTGAACCGCAGCTGGAGAAGGAGTTCGGAGTCAGCAAAATCACCGTGCGCGGAGCCGTACAAGAGCTCGTGCAGGAGGGGTATCTGGAGAAAGGCAGCGGCCGGGGGACGCGCGTTGTCCGCAACACCGTTACCTCCAAGCTGTCCAAATGGAAACATTTCACGGAAATTCTTGTTGAAGAGGGCCATAAGATCCGCAAGCAGTGGCTGGGGCTGCAGCAGGTCAAGAATGAACCCGGCAGCAAGCCCTTCGAGCTGTTTGGCCCGCTGTGCCTGAAGCTGCGCCGGATCTATTATCTGAACGATGTTCCGTATATCTACTACGAGCATTACGTGTCTCCGGCCGTGGACGGCCTGGAGGACGATGAGCTGGACGGGCGCTCCCTGTATGAGCTGCTGGAGGAGCAGGGGATTACGCTTGATAAGCTGCGCGACGAATTTGCCGCCGAGCTGCCCTCTGCCGAAATCGCCGACATGCTGAAGCTGAAGGAGGGGACGCCGGTGTTAAAGCGGACTCGGTATTCTTTTGACGGCCAGGGACAGGTTGCGGAGCTCAGCTTCGGGTATTACCATACGGCGAAGCAGAGTTATGTGGTGAATTACGAGGCTTAAGTCGAGATTCGTAGTCCCGACTTATAGCCTGCGACTCATAATCCTTGACTGGCAACTTAACTTTGCAAGCTGGAACAGGAATCAGTCTTTGATCCGCCGAATAGGTTTGAAGCAGGTTATACTTTCAGGAAAAGTTGGTACAAGATCCCGTTTGGCGGGGGAATTTTCAGGGAGAGGGCGGGTTGCAGTGGGACTTACGAATAAAATCGGAGTGATTGTCGACAGCTTTGGACTGGGCATCCGGGAGGGGCTCATCAAAGCGAAGGAAATCGGTGCAGACGGTGTGCAGATTTGGGTGACGCAGGGTGAGATGGAGCCGGACAATATGAATGCCGAGAAACGGGCGGAGCTGAAAAGGTTCATCCGAGAGCTGGGGCTCGACATCTCGGCGCTCTGCGCGGATTTCGGCGGAAGCGGCTTTAAAGACCCGGCGCAGAACGGATGGAAGATCGAAAAATCGAAACGTGCGCTCGACCTGGCGCTCGATCTGGACTGCCGCGTTGTGACGACGCATATCGGCATCGTGCCCGAGGATCCAGCCGACCCGGTTTATGCCATTCTGCAGGAGGCCTGCAACGAGCTGGCGGCCTATGCGCATTCTCTTGGTGGTTATTTTGCGATCGAAACCGGTCCGGAAACGGCGGAACGCCTGAAAGGGTTCCTGGATTCGCTGGATACCAAAGGCGTGGCGGTCAACTTTGACCCGGCCAATATGGTGATGGTGACAGGAGATGATCCGGCCCGGGGCGTCCATACCCTGAAGGATTATATCGTGCATACGCATGTCAAAGACGGCGTCCGGCTGCGGGAAGTGAACCCGTACGACGTATACGGCGCACTGGATCATACGAAGCTGGATCAGGAGCCGGGCTTCAAGGAGGTGCCGGTCGGCGAAGGCGGCGTTGATTTTGACGCTTACTTCCAGGCTTTGCAGGACATCGGCTACGGCGGTTACCTGACGGTGGAACGCGAGGTCGGCGACACGCCGGAAGCGGATATCAAGCAGGCGGTTGATTTTATCAAACGTTACCGGGCTTAGACGCGCTTAGAAACAGGAGTCTCCGAACCGGAAGGAAGATGGAGGCTTCCTAAATAAATCATACTAAATAAATCAAAAAAGGCGGTACCCTGGTTCCCAGGCAGCCGCCTTTTCCTATAAAGACTTGAGTTAAAACCTGAGTTAAAGGCCTCAGTTAAATCTCGTTCCAGAAGCGCCGCAGATTAGCAAGGCCGATTCTTGCCCCGTCGCGGCAGGGCTCCATGCCTTCGAATTCCAGGGAGAGATACCCGTCATACCCGGACTCCTTAACCAGGCGAAGCGTTTCGCGGATGTTCAGGTCGCCTTGGCCTACAATCGCTCCGCGCAAATATTTGCCGGCTGTAGAGCGGAACCAGCCTTCGCCGGGATCCTGGGAGGCAGGGCGGATGTAAAAGTCTTTGATGTGCACGATAGATGCGTACGGCAGGTTGTTTGGCACGGCCGCCAAAGGATCTTCGTCGGCGCAGACGGAATTGCCGATATCCAGCGTCGTTTTGAAGTTGGGTTCCCCAACCGCCTGAACCAGCGTTTGAACCCGGTCGCTCTGCTGGATGAAATAGCCGTGGTTCTCTACGCTGGTCGTAATGCCATACCCGGCTGCGTAGCGGGCGATTTCGCGGCAGGCTCCGGCGAGCCGCTCAACCTGGGCGTTGAAATGGCGAATCGAGACGTCCGGCGAGGAAGCTACGTCATGGCGCATAAGAGATACGCCAAGCTTGGCGGCGATATCGACCTGTCCTTTGACCCGCTCGATCTCTTTCCGGAACTGCTCCTCGTCGTCCGTCAGGAAGTTGGCGCCGATCGC
Encoded proteins:
- a CDS encoding sugar phosphate isomerase/epimerase family protein; this encodes MGLTNKIGVIVDSFGLGIREGLIKAKEIGADGVQIWVTQGEMEPDNMNAEKRAELKRFIRELGLDISALCADFGGSGFKDPAQNGWKIEKSKRALDLALDLDCRVVTTHIGIVPEDPADPVYAILQEACNELAAYAHSLGGYFAIETGPETAERLKGFLDSLDTKGVAVNFDPANMVMVTGDDPARGVHTLKDYIVHTHVKDGVRLREVNPYDVYGALDHTKLDQEPGFKEVPVGEGGVDFDAYFQALQDIGYGGYLTVEREVGDTPEADIKQAVDFIKRYRA
- a CDS encoding GntR family transcriptional regulator, producing MSLKRKDRPLYLQIKHIIKDRILHGVYPLDSVIPPEPQLEKEFGVSKITVRGAVQELVQEGYLEKGSGRGTRVVRNTVTSKLSKWKHFTEILVEEGHKIRKQWLGLQQVKNEPGSKPFELFGPLCLKLRRIYYLNDVPYIYYEHYVSPAVDGLEDDELDGRSLYELLEEQGITLDKLRDEFAAELPSAEIADMLKLKEGTPVLKRTRYSFDGQGQVAELSFGYYHTAKQSYVVNYEA
- a CDS encoding sugar phosphate isomerase/epimerase family protein, with the protein product MKIGLSTYSLYGALQSGEMTVEDVIDYTASIGGEHVEIVPLGYSLTDNPDLIDAIRARAEHNGLELSNYAIGANFLTDDEEQFRKEIERVKGQVDIAAKLGVSLMRHDVASSPDVSIRHFNAQVERLAGACREIARYAAGYGITTSVENHGYFIQQSDRVQTLVQAVGEPNFKTTLDIGNSVCADEDPLAAVPNNLPYASIVHIKDFYIRPASQDPGEGWFRSTAGKYLRGAIVGQGDLNIRETLRLVKESGYDGYLSLEFEGMEPCRDGARIGLANLRRFWNEI